Proteins encoded within one genomic window of Columba livia isolate bColLiv1 breed racing homer chromosome 1, bColLiv1.pat.W.v2, whole genome shotgun sequence:
- the MYF5 gene encoding myogenic factor 5 isoform X2 has protein sequence MEVMDSCQFSPSELFYDSSCLSSPEGEFPEDFEPRDLPAFGAHEPPESACPEEEEHVRAPTGHHQAGHCLMWACKACKRKSTTMDRRKAATMRERRRLKKVNQAFETLKRCTTANPNQRLPKVEILRNAIRYIESLQELLREQVENYYHLPGQSYSEPTSPTSSCSDGMADCGSPVWSARGSSFDAVYCSEMAHGYAAEQSSALSSLDCLSSIVDRLSPAEEPGLPLRDADSLSPSASIDSGPGTPGTPPPRRTYQAL, from the exons atggaggtgaTGGACAGCTGCCAATTCTCCCCTTCCGAGCTCTTCTATGACAgctcctgcctctcctcccCGGAGGGAGAGTTCCCCGAGGATTTCGAGCCCAGGGACCTGCCTGCCTTCGGCGCCCACGAACCCCCCGAGTCGGCCTGCCCTGAGGAAGAGGAGCATGTCCGAGCTCCCACCGGCCACCACCAGGCCGGCCACTGCCTCATGTGGGCTTGCAAAGCCTGCAAGAGAAAATCCACTACAATGGACCGGCGGAAGGCGGCCACCatgagggagaggaggaggctgaAGAAAGTGAACCAGGCGTTTGAGACCCTGAAGAGATGCACCACTGCCAACCCCAACCAAAGACTCCCCAAAGTAGAGATACTGAGAAATGCCATCAGATACATCGAGAGTCTCCAGGAACTCTTGAGGGAACAGGTAGAAAACTACTATCACCTGCCGGGACAGAGTTACTCTGAACCGACCAGCCCCACTTCCAGCTGCTCCGATGGGATG GCCGACTGCGGCAGCCCGGTCTGGTCGGCGAGAGGCAGCAGCTTCGATGCCGTCTACTGCTCCGAGATGGCCCACG GGTATGCCGCCGAGCAGAGCAGCGCCCTGTCCAGCCTCGACTGCCTCTCCAGCATCGTGGACCGCTTGTCCCCGGCGGAGGAGCCGGGGCTGCCCCTCCGCGACGCCGACTCCCTCTCGCCCAGCGCCAGCATCGACTCGGGGCCGGGGACGCCCGGGACGCCGCCGCCCCGACGGACCTACCAGGCGCTATGA
- the MYF5 gene encoding myogenic factor 5 isoform X1, with the protein MEVMDSCQFSPSELFYDSSCLSSPEGEFPEDFEPRDLPAFGAHEPPESACPEEEEHVRAPTGHHQAGHCLMWACKACKRKSTTMDRRKAATMRERRRLKKVNQAFETLKRCTTANPNQRLPKVEILRNAIRYIESLQELLREQVENYYHLPGQSYSEPTSPTSSCSDGMVREGQERWGCGDPRKARGQVPFDPALWVRSHGSRTGRMQPNVSKRRTVWVKTSPFSDLTLSMYMGFPGMNGGTVTLQEGTQQAPQPLGAPFSPKPTLGRCSRRIRRGETGKALSSGSLVGGTAAPLPRGRRSPPRRVYGVFPPRGAPQQPRGAVAGPGLAPRCLAGRLRQPGLVGERQQLRCRLLLRDGPRVCRRAEQRPVQPRLPLQHRGPLVPGGGAGAAPPRRRLPLAQRQHRLGAGDARDAAAPTDLPGAMKGPGKPASRAFRHLRGRLPRPAASCKRFTGGRG; encoded by the exons atggaggtgaTGGACAGCTGCCAATTCTCCCCTTCCGAGCTCTTCTATGACAgctcctgcctctcctcccCGGAGGGAGAGTTCCCCGAGGATTTCGAGCCCAGGGACCTGCCTGCCTTCGGCGCCCACGAACCCCCCGAGTCGGCCTGCCCTGAGGAAGAGGAGCATGTCCGAGCTCCCACCGGCCACCACCAGGCCGGCCACTGCCTCATGTGGGCTTGCAAAGCCTGCAAGAGAAAATCCACTACAATGGACCGGCGGAAGGCGGCCACCatgagggagaggaggaggctgaAGAAAGTGAACCAGGCGTTTGAGACCCTGAAGAGATGCACCACTGCCAACCCCAACCAAAGACTCCCCAAAGTAGAGATACTGAGAAATGCCATCAGATACATCGAGAGTCTCCAGGAACTCTTGAGGGAACAGGTAGAAAACTACTATCACCTGCCGGGACAGAGTTACTCTGAACCGACCAGCCCCACTTCCAGCTGCTCCGATGGGATGGTAAGAGAGGGACAGGAGcgatggggctgtggggaccccAGGAAGGCCCGGGGGCAGGTTCCCTTCGATCCAGCGTTGTGGGTCCGGTCCCATGGGTCTCGAACAGGCCGAATGCAGCCGAACGTCAGCAAAAGGCGGACGGTTTGGGTTAAAACAAGCCCCTTCTCAGATTTAACACTGAGCATGTACATGGGCTTTCCGGGGATGAATGGGGGGACGGTAACGCTGCAAGAGGGCACCCAGCAAGCGCCCCAGCCCCTGGGTGCTCCTTTCTCCCCCAAACCCACTTTAGGGCGATGCAGCAGAAGGATAAGGCGTGGGGAGACGGGGAAGGCACTGTCCAGCGGCAGCCTGGTCGGGGGGACTGCTGCTCCACTCCCCAGGGGGCGCCGGAGCCCTCCCCGCAGGGTTTACGGCGTTTTCCCTCCGAGGGGAGCGCCCCAGCAGCCCCGGGGGGCGGTGGCCGGGCCAGGACTCGCTCCTCGCTGTCTTGCAGGCCGACTGCGGCAGCCCGGTCTGGTCGGCGAGAGGCAGCAGCTTCGATGCCGTCTACTGCTCCGAGATGGCCCACG GGTATGCCGCCGAGCAGAGCAGCGCCCTGTCCAGCCTCGACTGCCTCTCCAGCATCGTGGACCGCTTGTCCCCGGCGGAGGAGCCGGGGCTGCCCCTCCGCGACGCCGACTCCCTCTCGCCCAGCGCCAGCATCGACTCGGGGCCGGGGACGCCCGGGACGCCGCCGCCCCGACGGACCTACCAGGCGCTATGAAGGGCCCGGGGAAGCCGGCATCCCGTGCTTTCCGTCACCTCCGGGGCCGCCTCCCCCGCCCAGCCGCCTCCTGCAAACGCTTCACGGGCGGGAGAGGCTGA